In Rutidosis leptorrhynchoides isolate AG116_Rl617_1_P2 chromosome 2, CSIRO_AGI_Rlap_v1, whole genome shotgun sequence, one genomic interval encodes:
- the LOC139888157 gene encoding uncharacterized protein has protein sequence MDQPDVVCWRDNDGNLHDFSVRMAWETIRSRAEKVAWFSLVWHSMGIPRRSFIVWLLVKNKLKTQDHLQVWDTNMNGGGNSAVCPFCKLVPDSQSHLFFECKFPNHVWSKTKDVMPLPVYEDNWEKVAAELAPVSHRKVARIVVTKLAFSATVYFIWQERNARLFTGKARSEEDLFQVIFSTVLLKLMSLRWKDSTYVHRIKHTWKLS, from the coding sequence ATGGATCAGCCTGACGTTGTTTGTTGGAGAGACAATGATGGTAATTTACATGACTTTTCGGTGCGTATGGCATGGGAAACAATACGGTCGCGAGCTGAAAAGGTTGCATGGTTTTCGTTAGTTTGGCACTCCATGGGTATTCCTCGTCGTAGTTTCATTGTGTGGCTACTTGTGAAGAACAAGCTAAAGACACAAGATCACTTGCAGGTTTGGGATACTAATATGAATGGAGGTGGTAATAGTGCAGTCTGCCCTTTTTGCAAACTTGTTCCAGATTCTCAATCTCACTTATTCTTTGAATGCAAGTTCCCTAATCATGTTTGGTCGAAGACAAAGGATGTTATGCCGCTGCCAGTTTATGAGGATAATTGGGAGAAAGTGGCCGCAGAATTAGCTCCTGTTTCGCATCGGAAAGTGGCTCGCATTGTAGTCACAAAGCTGGCTTTTTCTGCAACGGTTTATTTTATATGGCAAGAACGTAATGCAAGACTTTTCACGGGTAAAGCTAGATCAGAGGAAGATTTGTTTCAAGTGATCTTTTCGACTGTTCTTTTGAAACTTATGTCGTTAAGATGGAAGGACTCAACATATGTTCATCGTATCAAGCATACATGGAAGCTCTCATGA